GAATGTTGAGCTTAACCACGCCATAGGGAAGCACGTGAGACCAGAAACGCGTGCGCTGAGAGGACAAACCTGATCATTGGAAATACTTGGAGCTCAATGCAATACAACGTAGTTTACTGGTAACCCTGCATATTCGATTCCTGCATATTCCCCTCAAACCGGCCATGATCCCCAAGGATGGAAGCGCCGTTCCTCGCGCTCAGTGAGGTACCGTGCGTACTCCTTCGACCCACCGTTCGAGACTGCGGACCGGATAGCCATGAGTGGAGACGACGAGATCGGGTTTCAGCTCAGTCAGGCGCCTCCGGGATGCGACGGCCGCGTCCGGATCGCAGTGCCACTTCCTGGGCACGTACGCCCACTTCGGCTTGTATGGGTCGGTGGAGAGGTTGATCGGCCCATCTCCAATGATCAGCGTCCGGTCCCCTTCACGCCAGAAGGCCAAGAGGCCGGGGCTGTGGCCGGGTTGCGCGAGCACCGTGAATCCCTCAACGACGTCCCCTTCTTTCAGACGCCGGTCGACCTTGCACCGTTTTCGCCCCAGGGGCGCAACTAAGTACTTGGCACCCGCGCCGGCGTGCCAGGCGATGTTGCCGCCGCTTTCGAAGGCGTCGGCCTCGATTTCACTCATGGCGAGCGGGGCGCCGGTGTGATTGCAGATCCATGCCGTACACCCGATATGGTCACCATGAGCGTGAGTGACAACGTGCTCGACGATGTCTCGTCCCTGAAATAAGCGAGCCAGTCGCCGGCCCGCCCACGGTGGGCCCGCGTCGATCACGACATCGCCGTCCGAGCCCTCCAAGATGACGGTGTTAAAAAAGTTGCGCGGAAACAACGCACCGACGTGTACGCCGTCGGCCACTTTCGTCAGTTTGGCCACGCACCTGAGTATGTCACCGACCACCCCACGCAACGAGTACGAAAATTCGTATCGTATAAGCGGCCAAGGTTGACCTCAGTCTGCCGCATCGCAGGCGTCGGCAGGCGCAGAAAGGCTTGGGCAGCAGGGGAATACGAGCGGATGAGCGCCCAGCACGAGCACCCGTGGTGATTCATCTGTTGCAATATGCAGGGGTTACTGGTAACCCGAACGCAGCATATTCGATTTGTGCATATTCCCCTGCGGAGGTTCACAGGCCTCTCGCATCCCACTCCAACGTGAGTATATACTGAGTCGATATTCGGTATATACAGGTGGAGGCTTGATGGATGACAAAGCGCCTGATCGATCTGGACGACGACCTGCTGGCTGCCGCGCAAAAAGAGCTTAAGACGTCCGGCGTATCGGACACGGTGCGCATCGCATTGCAGCAAGCGGCAGCATCATCTGCTCGCGCACGCCAGGTTGCATGGTTGCAGGCCGGCGGCCTAGGGGAGATGGCCAATCCCGATCAACGTGGTGACGTGTGGCATTGATCGCCCGGCACCTCATCGATACCAGTGCAGCAGCACGGATGACACACCCCGAGGTTGCCGCCAGACTTGCCCCACTCATTGAGGCCGGACTGGTCGCGACGACAGCTCAACTCGACGCCGAGGCCCTCTATAGCGCCCGCAATCCTTCCGAGTATGAACAACTCTGGTCAGACCGCCGTTTGGCGTACGAATACCTGCCGACCAATGATGAACATTGGCAGACGGCACTCGGCGCGCAACGACAGTTGGCAAGCGCTGGCCGCCACCGTGCTGTCGGCATGGCCGACCTCCTCATTGCCACGCTCGCCGACGCGCATGACGTGACGCTGATCCACTATGACGCTGACTTTGAGATTGCCGCAGAGGTACTACCGTTCCGACACCAATGGGTTCTCGAACAGGGCACCATCTGAGCAATACTATTCAAATACGCTGCGTCACAACGCAATATGCGGTGGATGACTGGTAACTCTGCATATTCAAGGCCTGCATATTGCGCCGTGCCAGACTCGACGGGATCTCATGGAGAGATCGGACCTATCGCACATCGCCATTCCGATAACTCGACCGATGGAGGTTCCACTGGCCGCAATCGGGGGCCAGGACATCGTTGACGTCGACTTCGAGTCCGCCGACCCGCGGGCCGGGATTGGACGCGGTGCTCACGACGCGCTGGTAGAGAACAGCGGCGGGGTGGACCTTATTGCCGGACCACGCGCGAGTTTGCCAGGCCCACCGGCGGCCAGCTGTGCTCGAAGACCCGATAACGCCATCGGTCGCGGCCCACTGGCACACATCGATGCCCCCGTAGACTCCGGTGCGTTGAACGCCGAGAACCGAGTTGATTCCCCGAAACCACTGCAGCGCGACGCGATTCCAGGTGTCGCGGTTGATGTCTTCGTCGATCGTGAAGAAAATCGGCGCACCCTCGCCGCCGCCCGCCGCGGTGTGCAGCTGCCAAGCGGTGCGCGCGTCCGCGATGCCGCCGGCGTAGCCCCGCGTGAAGTCGGACGGTGCCGACCCACCTGGCTTGCCGTATTGGTAGTTACTGACGATCACCAAGCCCGCGGCTTTCAATGAGTCGGCGTAGGA
The nucleotide sequence above comes from Mycobacterium malmoense. Encoded proteins:
- a CDS encoding MBL fold metallo-hydrolase — protein: MAKLTKVADGVHVGALFPRNFFNTVILEGSDGDVVIDAGPPWAGRRLARLFQGRDIVEHVVTHAHGDHIGCTAWICNHTGAPLAMSEIEADAFESGGNIAWHAGAGAKYLVAPLGRKRCKVDRRLKEGDVVEGFTVLAQPGHSPGLLAFWREGDRTLIIGDGPINLSTDPYKPKWAYVPRKWHCDPDAAVASRRRLTELKPDLVVSTHGYPVRSLERWVEGVRTVPH
- a CDS encoding DUF2191 domain-containing protein; this translates as MTKRLIDLDDDLLAAAQKELKTSGVSDTVRIALQQAAASSARARQVAWLQAGGLGEMANPDQRGDVWH
- a CDS encoding PIN domain-containing protein, with amino-acid sequence MALIARHLIDTSAAARMTHPEVAARLAPLIEAGLVATTAQLDAEALYSARNPSEYEQLWSDRRLAYEYLPTNDEHWQTALGAQRQLASAGRHRAVGMADLLIATLADAHDVTLIHYDADFEIAAEVLPFRHQWVLEQGTI
- a CDS encoding DUF1906 domain-containing protein, translating into MHDLPPTASDVRLRTVSRRDALRFATALAGLGAVSVACGTHTAAAASPPQLIDFAARQIPAQQIRAAGYSGVVNYVSLSRPGSSFGAKPITRSYADSLKAAGLVIVSNYQYGKPGGSAPSDFTRGYAGGIADARTAWQLHTAAGGGEGAPIFFTIDEDINRDTWNRVALQWFRGINSVLGVQRTGVYGGIDVCQWAATDGVIGSSSTAGRRWAWQTRAWSGNKVHPAAVLYQRVVSTASNPGPRVGGLEVDVNDVLAPDCGQWNLHRSSYRNGDVR